The following coding sequences lie in one Arachis stenosperma cultivar V10309 chromosome 5, arast.V10309.gnm1.PFL2, whole genome shotgun sequence genomic window:
- the LOC130980636 gene encoding classical arabinogalactan protein 9-like, with protein sequence MPGAPKKKRRKGVDEGPVGDKKQKITKMKRVYKEGSCRHCGGKGHDKRNCAKKKADDKAAAVAAAAAAAAATEANTRNNQQPLPAAPEVPDEGNATEIEVGMSQPIVSENENENEEAHQVNQPQARPPKLTQKRRQPPPPATASIPPAATSPPPPTVSNAPPPATVPISNTPPLTSASIDPMVGASAATASRLRNAMRFVPTPGFKPPRKFNK encoded by the coding sequence ATGCCAGGGGCAcccaagaagaaaagaagaaagggagTTGATGAAGGCCCGGTTGGAGACAAGAAGCAGAAGATCACCAAGATGAAGAGGGTATATAAAGAGGGTTCATGCCGTCATTGTGGTGGCAAGGGTCACGACAAGAGAAATTGTGCTAAGAAGAAGGCTGATGACAAGGCTGCAGCTGTGGCAGCTGCTGcagctgctgctgctgctactGAAGCTAATACAAGAAATAATCAACAACCTCTCCCTGCTGCACCTGAAGTCCCAGATGAGGGCAATGCTACTGAGATTGAGGTTGGCATGAGTCAACCAATAGTGtcagaaaatgaaaatgaaaatgaagaagCCCACCAGGTAAATCAGCCCCAGGCAAGGCCACCAAAGCTCACTCAAAAAAGAAGACAACCTCCACCACCTGCAACAGCTTCGATTCCTCCAGCAGCAACCAGTCCTCCTCCTCCAACTGTTTCAAATGCTCCTCCACCAGCCACTGTTCCAATTTCAAATACTCCACCTTTGACAAGTGCTTCTATCGATCCAATGGTTGGTGCATCAGCAGCTACAGCTTCAAGGTTGCGTAACGCCATGCGTTTTGTTCCAACTCCAGGGTTCAAACCACCAAGAAAATTCAACAAATGA
- the LOC130979998 gene encoding probable alpha,alpha-trehalose-phosphate synthase [UDP-forming] 9 — translation MVSRSYVNLLDLAGDLLGIPNTPRTLPRVMTVPGVISDLDACGRNDADSDVSSSGCRERRIIVANMLPLQAKRDIDTGKWCFSWDEDSILLQLKDGFSSETEVIYVGSLKVEIDANEQEEIAQKLLEDFNCVPTFLPHDLQKKFYLGFCKQQLWPLFHYMLPICPDHGDRFDRVLWQAYVSANKIFADKVMEIINPDEDFVWVHDYHLMVLPTFLRKRYNRVKLGFFLHSPFPSSEIYRTLPVRDEILRGLLNSDLIGFHTFDYARHFLSCCSRMLGLDYESKRGHIGLDYFGRTIFIKILPVGIHMGRLESVLNLHSTSAKLKEIQEEFKGKKVILGVDDMDIFKGISLKLLAVEQLLEQNPDLQGKVVLVQIVNPARGSGKDVQEAKKETYSIVQRINVTYGSTNYRPVVLIDRHVARFEKSAYYAVAECCIVNAVRDGMNLVPYKYIVCRQGTEQLDKTLGRTADSPRSSMLVVSEFIGCSPSLSGAIRVNPWDIDAVADALNSALTMNDSEKQLRHEKHYRYVSSHDVAYWARSFMQDLERACKDHYTKRCWVIGLGLGVRVVSLSPGFRKLSIDHIVSAYKRTSRRAIFLDYDGTLVPQSSISKIPSPEVISVLNALCNDAKNIVYIVSGRGRDSLCEWFISCKMIGLAAEHGYFLRSNQDFEWEMSHLSADLEWKKVVEPIMQSYTEATDGSNIEIKESALVWHHRDADPDFGSCQAKELLSHLESVLTNEPAVVKRGQHIVEVMPQGISKGQVAEKVLTNMVNGGNSPDFVLCIGDDISDEDMFESISRTVSCPSFQVAPDIFACTVGRKPSKAKYYLDDSADVIKLLQGLGSSSNPKPRHLPHFQVSFESTV, via the exons ATGGTGTCAAGATCATATGTTAATCTTCTAGACTTAGCTGGAGATTTACTCGGTATTCCAAATACCCCAAGAACTCTTCCTAGGGTTATGACTGTTCCAGGAGTTATTTCTGATCTGGATGCCTGTGGTAGAAATGATGCTGATTCAGATGTTAGTTCATCTGGGTGTCGGGAGAGGAGAATCATAGTGGCAAACATGTTGCCATTGCAGGCCAAAAGAGATATAGATACTGGTAAATGGTGCTTCAGTTGGGACGAGGATTCAATCTTATTACAATTAAAGGATGGTTTTTCTTCTGAGACCGAAGTGATTTACGTGGGATCCCTCAAAGTTGAAATAGATGCTAATGAGCAGGAAGAAATTGCTCAGAAATTACTGGAGGATTTTAATTGCGTGCCTACTTTTCTTCCCCATGATCTGCAGAAAAAGTTTTATCTTGGTTTTTGTAAGCAGCAACTTTGGCCTCtctttcattatatgcttccTATATGCCCTGATCATGGTGACCGCTTCGACCGTGTGCTCTGGCAGGCTTATGTTTCTGCAAATAAAATATTTGCAGACAAGGTGATGGAAATAATCAATCCTGATGAGGATTTTGTTTGGGTTCATGACTACCACTTGATGGTTTTGCCTACGTTCTTGAGGAAGCGGTATAATCGAGTAAAACTTGGATTCTTTCTCCACAGTCCTTTCCCTTCATCTGAAATTTACCGAACTCTGCCAGTAAGGGATGAAATTCTCAGGGGATTATTGAATTCTGATTTAATCGGTTTCCATACTTTTGATTATGCTCGCCACTTTCTCTCTTGCTGCAGTAGAATGCTAGGCCTAGATTATGAATCTAAACGAGGACATATAGGACTCGATTACTTCGGCCGAactatatttataaaaattttgccTGTAGGCATTCACATGGGCAGGCTTGAGTCAGTATTAAATCTTCATTCTACGTCTgctaaattaaaagaaattcaGGAAGAGTTTAAGGGTAAGAAAGTGATTCTTGGTGTTGATGACATGGATATTTTTAAGGGAATCAGTTTGAAGCTTCTTGCTGTGGAGCAGCTGCTAGAGCAGAATCCAGATCTGCAGGGAAAAGTTGTCCTAGTTCAGATTGTGAATCCTGCAAGGGGCTCAGGGAAGGATGTTCAGGAAGCAAAGAAAGAAACCTATTCAATTGTCCAGAGAATCAATGTCACTTATGGTTCAACCAATTATCGGCCGGTTGTATTGATTGACCGTCATGTTGCTCGATTTGAGAAGAGTGCCTACTATGCTGTTGCAGAATGTTGCATTGTTAATGCTGTGAGGGATGGCATGAACTTAGTCCCATATAAATATATTGTTTGTAGACAAGGAACTGAACAACTGGATAAAACATTGGGTAGAACAGCTGATTCTCCTCGTTCAAGCATGCTTGTTGTGTCTGAGTTTATTGGTTGTTCTCCTTCTCTAAGTGGGGCTATCAGGGTCAATCCCTGGGACATAGATGCTGTGGCTGATGCTTTGAATTCAGCACTCACTATGAATGATTCAGAGAAGCAATTGAGGCATGAGAAACACTACCGATATGTCAGTTCTCATGATGTGGCATATTGGGCACGCAGCTTTATGCAGGATTTGGAAAGAGCATGCAAAGATCACTATACCAAAAGGTGCTGGGTAATAGGGTTGGGCCTGGGGGTTAGAGTTGTTTCCCTTTCTCCTGGTTTTAGGAAGTTGTCCATTGATCACATCGTTTCAGCTTACAAAAGAACCAGTAGGCGGGCCATATTTCTTGATTATGATGGTACTCTGGTACCACAATCTTCTATAAGTAAAATTCCCAGCCCTGAAGTTATCTCTGTGCTAAATGCTTTGTGTAATGATGCCAAAAACATTGTGTACATTGTTAGTGGGAGGGGAAGAGATTCTCTATGTGAGTGGTTTATATCTTGCAAAATGATTGGACTGGCGGCTGAACATGGCTACTTTTTAAG GAGCAATCAAGATTTTGAATGGGAAATGAGTCATTTATCAGCGGATCTAGAGTGGAAAAAGGTTGTGGAGCCCATTATGCAGTCATATACAGAGGCAACTGATGGGTCAAATATTGAAATTAAGGAGAGTGCTTTGGTGTGGCATCATCGAGATGCAGACCCTGATTTTGGCTCTTGCCAAGCCAAAGAGTTATTGAGCCACTTAGAAAGTGTGCTTACCAATGAACCTGCAGTTGTTAAAAGGGGCCAGCATATTGTTGAAGTTATGCCACAG GGTATAAGCAAAGGTCAGGTAGCTGAAAAGGTTCTTACAAATATGGTTAATGGTGGTAATTCACCGGATTTTGTGTTGTGCATTGGAGATGATATTTCTGATGAAGATATGTTTGAGAGCATATCAAGGACAGTGTCATGCCCATCATTCCAAGTAGCCCCAGATATCTTCGCCTGCACTGTTGGTCGCAAGCCGAGCAAGGCCAAGTATTATCTTGATGATTCTGCAGATGTCATTAAGTTGCTGCAGGGACTTGGTTCTTCATCTAATCCAAAACCCAGGCATTTACCACATTTCCAGGTTTCTTTTGAAAGCACAGTTTGA